A genomic region of Tissierella sp. contains the following coding sequences:
- the hydE gene encoding [FeFe] hydrogenase H-cluster radical SAM maturase HydE: MKIKRLIDKLYETNNLDYEDLVYILENIDESHKKYLIEKAHDTRMKTYGDKVFMRGLIEFTNYCNKRCKYCGISAGNKNVDRYRLSLEDILYCCEMGYKLGYRTFVLQGGEDPYYTDDIIVEMITAIKSKYPDTAITLSIGEKPYASYERYYKAGADRYLLRHETASQELFEKIHTNSSYENRIECLWNLKKIGYQIGAGFMVGIPSQTKADLAMDLVFLKELDPEMIGIGPFIPHKDTVYRDDQGGTVEDTTTMIALLRLLLPYSLLPATTALGTIDPLGREQGIKAGGNVVMPNLSPTNVREKYSLYDGKICTGDEAAECRLCIENRIVSSGFSVDMSRGDHIKWRERQ, encoded by the coding sequence ATGAAGATAAAAAGACTAATAGATAAGTTATATGAGACAAATAATTTAGACTATGAAGATCTAGTGTATATTTTGGAGAATATAGATGAATCTCATAAAAAATATCTCATAGAGAAAGCCCATGACACTAGAATGAAGACCTACGGAGATAAGGTTTTTATGAGAGGTTTAATTGAATTTACAAACTATTGTAATAAAAGATGCAAATATTGTGGGATTAGTGCTGGAAATAAAAATGTAGATAGATATAGACTGAGCTTAGAGGATATCCTATATTGCTGTGAAATGGGCTACAAGCTTGGCTATAGAACCTTTGTATTACAAGGTGGAGAAGACCCTTATTATACTGATGATATAATAGTAGAGATGATTACTGCAATAAAATCTAAATATCCAGATACTGCTATAACTCTTTCCATAGGAGAAAAACCATATGCATCCTATGAAAGATATTATAAGGCAGGTGCAGATAGATATTTACTAAGACATGAAACAGCAAGTCAAGAGCTTTTTGAAAAGATACATACTAATTCAAGCTATGAAAATAGAATAGAATGCCTTTGGAATCTTAAAAAGATTGGATATCAAATAGGGGCTGGATTTATGGTAGGGATACCTTCACAGACCAAAGCAGATTTAGCAATGGATCTTGTATTTTTAAAAGAATTAGACCCTGAAATGATAGGAATTGGCCCTTTTATTCCTCACAAGGATACCGTATATAGGGATGATCAAGGGGGAACAGTTGAAGATACCACTACAATGATTGCTCTACTGAGATTACTATTACCATATTCCCTATTACCTGCAACTACTGCCTTAGGCACAATAGATCCCCTTGGTAGAGAGCAGGGCATAAAAGCAGGAGGAAATGTAGTCATGCCAAATCTATCACCTACAAATGTAAGGGAAAAATATTCCCTATATGATGGCAAGATATGTACTGGTGATGAAGCAGCTGAATGCAGACTCTGCATAGAGAATAGAATAGTATCCTCAGGATTTTCCGTAGACATGTCTAGAGGAGACCATATAAAATGGAGGGAAAGGCAATGA
- a CDS encoding GNAT family N-acetyltransferase, which translates to MNLVKIFQDIPTIEAKTVNLRKLKSEDAYDLFQYYKNENLHQYLDWNGPESVEHADRIIEIWNKGFEQGWIIRFAIAEKVTNRIIGTIFLNNFEGKRAEVGYELSEEYWKKGIMSEAMQEVLNLGFNQLELTRIQAFFCKENTASKKLLVKFGFQEEGYLRQYECHEVTGKCKDMYIYGLLKEEFSAKSNYEFRELKEHEIETKLFEEFNRYQEVKKCWRKEDNQWILKDIVFTEQWSINEYNFLVECLKNTVNTGGVVVGAFYEDKLIGFGSLENEFFGSNNEYLQLSSIHISYEQRGKGFGKELFSILANKAKENNAKKLYISAHSSEETQNFYKKIGCVEALEYNDRLVSEEPCDCQLEYSLV; encoded by the coding sequence ATGAACTTAGTTAAAATATTTCAAGATATACCAACTATAGAAGCTAAAACAGTAAATCTAAGAAAATTGAAGTCCGAAGATGCATATGATTTATTTCAGTATTATAAAAATGAAAATTTACATCAATACCTTGACTGGAATGGTCCTGAATCAGTTGAACATGCTGATAGAATTATCGAGATATGGAATAAGGGATTTGAACAAGGATGGATTATTCGTTTTGCAATTGCGGAAAAAGTAACTAATAGAATAATTGGAACTATATTTTTAAATAATTTTGAAGGAAAACGAGCAGAAGTTGGTTATGAATTATCAGAAGAGTATTGGAAAAAAGGTATTATGAGTGAAGCAATGCAAGAAGTATTGAATCTAGGCTTTAACCAACTAGAATTAACTAGAATTCAAGCATTTTTTTGTAAAGAAAATACTGCTTCAAAAAAACTGTTGGTAAAATTCGGTTTTCAAGAGGAAGGATATCTTCGTCAGTATGAGTGTCATGAAGTTACTGGAAAGTGTAAGGATATGTATATTTATGGTCTGCTTAAAGAGGAATTCTCTGCTAAGTCTAATTATGAGTTTAGAGAATTAAAAGAGCATGAAATAGAGACAAAGTTATTTGAAGAATTTAATAGATACCAAGAAGTAAAAAAATGCTGGCGTAAAGAAGATAATCAATGGATATTAAAAGATATTGTTTTTACAGAACAATGGAGTATAAATGAATATAATTTTTTAGTTGAATGTTTAAAGAATACTGTGAATACAGGTGGGGTTGTAGTAGGTGCTTTTTATGAAGATAAGTTAATAGGATTTGGATCATTGGAAAATGAATTTTTTGGTTCAAATAATGAATATCTACAACTTTCAAGTATTCATATATCTTATGAACAAAGAGGAAAGGGATTTGGTAAAGAGTTATTTTCAATTTTAGCAAATAAAGCTAAAGAAAATAACGCAAAGAAATTATATATATCCGCACATTCATCAGAAGAAACTCAGAATTTCTATAAGAAAATCGGATGTGTAGAAGCCCTGGAATATAACGATAGATTAGTTTCAGAAGAACCTTGTGATTGTCAATTAGAATATTCCTTAGTTTAA
- a CDS encoding [FeFe] hydrogenase, group A: MKGTMIIDGRRVEYDNEKNVLEVVRKAGIDLPTFCYHSELSIYGACRMCIVEDTRGNTFASCSQLPKNGMEIYTNTPKLRKYRKTILELLLAEHDRDCTACDRTGRCDLQQLAIRFGIKEIRFEELTEKLPIDTSSLSIVRNPNKCILCGDCVRVCEEVQGVGALSFAHRGSNMTVSPAFDRDIAEVNCVNCGQCRVVCPTGAIIIKNENDKVWNLVHDKSKRVVAQVAPAVRVALGEEFGMSSGEITVGKIVAALKLLGVDEVYDTSFGADMTVIEEGNEFVEKLTEGRDLPLFTSCCPGWVKFAENRFPEIVGNISTCKSPQQMFGSVLKEYFKAKDKEDGKETVVISVMPCTAKKAEAAREEFEHDGIREVDVVITTQELALLIKEAGIIFDQLQDESFNMPFGLASGSGVIFGSTGGVTEAVVTRLLKDKPNHNVKDVLFKEVRGLKNIKEAAFDVDGTEVRLAVVHGLQSAAELVKQIKAGEKNYHFVEVMACPGGCVSGGGQPVSLIKDAEMRANRSMGLYKLDRRSHIKSSEENPLVTSLFEGMLKDRHDLLHVHKKEESKA; encoded by the coding sequence ATGAAAGGTACTATGATAATAGATGGTAGAAGAGTAGAATATGATAATGAAAAGAATGTATTAGAAGTAGTTAGAAAAGCAGGAATTGATTTACCAACATTCTGCTATCATTCAGAGTTAAGTATTTATGGTGCTTGTAGAATGTGTATAGTTGAAGATACTCGTGGAAATACCTTTGCATCTTGTTCCCAATTACCAAAGAATGGGATGGAGATATATACAAATACTCCAAAACTAAGAAAATATAGAAAAACAATCCTTGAGCTATTATTAGCTGAACATGATAGAGATTGTACAGCATGTGATAGAACAGGAAGATGTGATCTCCAACAATTGGCTATACGATTTGGAATAAAAGAAATTAGATTTGAAGAGCTGACTGAGAAGCTTCCAATAGATACTTCAAGCTTAAGTATAGTTAGAAATCCAAACAAATGTATACTTTGTGGAGACTGTGTAAGAGTATGTGAAGAGGTACAAGGAGTAGGAGCTTTGAGCTTTGCACATAGGGGTTCAAACATGACAGTTTCACCAGCCTTTGACAGAGATATTGCAGAGGTAAATTGTGTGAACTGTGGTCAATGTAGAGTTGTTTGTCCAACAGGAGCTATAATAATCAAGAATGAAAACGATAAAGTATGGAATTTAGTTCATGACAAATCAAAGAGAGTAGTAGCACAGGTTGCTCCAGCAGTAAGAGTTGCCTTAGGAGAAGAGTTTGGTATGAGTTCAGGAGAGATAACTGTAGGAAAAATAGTTGCTGCCCTTAAGCTTTTAGGTGTAGATGAAGTCTATGATACTTCCTTTGGAGCAGATATGACAGTTATAGAAGAAGGTAATGAATTCGTTGAAAAACTTACAGAAGGAAGGGATCTTCCACTATTTACTTCATGCTGTCCAGGATGGGTAAAATTTGCAGAAAATAGATTCCCAGAAATAGTAGGTAATATTTCAACATGTAAATCACCTCAACAAATGTTTGGATCTGTATTAAAGGAATATTTCAAGGCTAAGGATAAAGAAGATGGAAAAGAAACTGTGGTTATTTCAGTAATGCCTTGTACTGCTAAGAAAGCTGAAGCAGCTAGAGAAGAATTTGAGCATGATGGTATTAGAGAAGTTGATGTAGTTATTACAACTCAAGAATTAGCTCTTTTAATAAAGGAAGCTGGAATTATATTTGATCAATTGCAAGATGAATCCTTTAATATGCCATTTGGATTGGCAAGTGGTTCTGGAGTTATATTTGGTTCAACTGGTGGAGTAACAGAAGCAGTAGTTACAAGACTTCTAAAGGATAAACCAAATCATAATGTAAAGGATGTATTATTTAAAGAAGTAAGGGGATTGAAAAACATTAAAGAAGCTGCGTTTGATGTTGACGGAACTGAAGTAAGATTAGCTGTGGTACACGGATTACAAAGTGCAGCTGAACTAGTGAAGCAAATAAAAGCAGGAGAAAAGAACTATCATTTTGTAGAAGTAATGGCTTGCCCAGGTGGCTGTGTAAGCGGTGGAGGTCAACCAGTATCCTTAATCAAGGATGCGGAAATGAGGGCTAATAGATCAATGGGATTATACAAATTAGATAGAAGATCTCATATTAAGAGTTCTGAAGAGAATCCTTTAGTTACATCCTTATTTGAAGGAATGTTAAAGGATAGACATGATTTATTGCATGTACACAAAAAGGAAGAATCTAAAGCCTAA
- a CDS encoding NAD(P)H-dependent oxidoreductase subunit E, with the protein MITAEMRDIIDPIIEKFGGNQSSIITVLQEIQGKYRYLPEEALEYIAGEMDISPSKIYGIATFYENFSLEPKGKYVIKICDGTACHVRKSIPILNALYKELGLNEKKHTTDDLSFTIETVSCLGACGLAPVLNINDKVYGKMTPETTVELLNTLREEA; encoded by the coding sequence ATGATTACTGCAGAAATGAGAGACATAATTGATCCAATTATTGAAAAATTTGGAGGAAATCAATCTTCAATTATTACCGTTTTACAAGAAATTCAAGGAAAGTACAGGTATTTACCAGAGGAAGCATTAGAGTACATAGCTGGAGAGATGGATATTAGTCCTTCTAAAATCTATGGTATTGCAACATTTTATGAGAACTTCTCATTGGAACCAAAGGGTAAATATGTTATTAAAATTTGTGATGGTACTGCATGTCATGTTAGAAAATCCATACCTATACTTAATGCTTTGTACAAAGAATTAGGACTTAATGAAAAGAAGCATACTACTGATGATTTATCTTTCACTATTGAAACTGTTTCATGTCTTGGAGCATGTGGACTTGCACCTGTATTAAATATTAATGATAAGGTTTATGGGAAAATGACTCCTGAAACTACAGTTGAGCTCCTAAATACATTAAGGGAGGAAGCATAG
- the hydF gene encoding [FeFe] hydrogenase H-cluster maturation GTPase HydF, producing the protein MNNTPKGNRKHIVFYGKRNAGKSSIMNAIIGQDVSLVSDIKGTTTDPVSKAVELIPFGPVVFIDTGGLDDDGQLGDLRVEKTLKTMDKADYAIYVMSLDNMDEIFYEEFAQELERKQIPYITVINKIDMVSKEKLQEIMEKIEKEKRWKNVIFVSSREEDTIDALKEELIHNLEEEAFEETLIGDIIPYGGKVVMVVPIDAEAPKGRLILPQVQLLRDALDHGIKSYVVRDTELYSAIEDIKDIDLVITDSQVFKEVDKIVAKNINLTSFSILMARQKGDLNTFLDGVAKIESLKEKDKPKILIMESCSHNTSHEDIGRVKIPNLLTKHIGKEIDFHFKMGEDFPNDLESFDLVLHCGSCMLNKRSMLSRIQICEDQNVAITNYGIVLAYLTGILDRAVKIFI; encoded by the coding sequence ATGAACAATACACCTAAAGGAAACAGAAAACATATAGTATTCTATGGAAAGAGAAATGCAGGCAAATCATCCATTATGAATGCAATCATCGGACAAGATGTATCCTTAGTATCGGATATTAAAGGCACTACAACAGACCCAGTATCTAAAGCAGTAGAGTTAATTCCCTTTGGACCTGTAGTATTTATAGATACTGGAGGCTTAGACGATGATGGGCAGCTAGGAGATTTGAGAGTAGAGAAAACTTTGAAAACTATGGACAAGGCAGATTATGCCATATATGTAATGTCATTAGATAATATGGATGAAATCTTCTATGAGGAGTTTGCTCAAGAACTAGAAAGAAAACAGATACCATATATTACAGTTATCAACAAAATTGATATGGTCTCAAAAGAGAAATTGCAGGAGATTATGGAAAAGATAGAAAAAGAAAAAAGATGGAAAAATGTAATATTCGTATCTTCAAGAGAAGAGGATACTATAGATGCCTTAAAGGAAGAGTTGATACATAATCTTGAAGAAGAAGCATTTGAAGAGACTTTGATAGGTGATATAATTCCTTACGGTGGAAAAGTAGTAATGGTTGTACCTATAGATGCAGAAGCACCAAAGGGAAGACTTATTTTGCCACAAGTACAATTACTTAGAGATGCACTAGACCATGGAATAAAGTCCTATGTAGTCAGAGACACTGAGCTATACTCAGCAATAGAGGATATAAAGGACATAGATCTGGTAATCACAGATTCACAAGTATTTAAAGAAGTAGATAAAATAGTAGCAAAGAATATTAATCTAACAAGCTTTTCCATATTGATGGCAAGGCAGAAGGGAGATTTAAATACCTTCTTAGATGGTGTAGCTAAAATTGAGAGCTTGAAAGAAAAGGATAAACCAAAGATTCTAATAATGGAAAGCTGCTCTCACAACACTTCTCATGAAGATATTGGAAGAGTCAAGATTCCAAATCTATTGACTAAGCATATAGGAAAAGAAATTGATTTTCATTTCAAAATGGGAGAAGATTTCCCCAATGATTTGGAAAGCTTTGACTTAGTTCTTCACTGTGGTTCCTGTATGTTAAATAAAAGGAGCATGCTTAGCAGGATACAGATATGTGAGGATCAAAATGTAGCTATAACTAATTATGGAATAGTATTAGCCTACTTAACAGGGATATTAGATAGGGCTGTAAAGATATTTATATAA
- a CDS encoding PLP-dependent aspartate aminotransferase family protein, translating into MTGFDTKAIHSGSNGKNPSNALNPPIFQTSTFVFDNIEHANKVMSFESDDYVYTRGNNPTLRLFENRMAELEHGVGAVAFASGMAAISSVIFSLLKPNDTIIVHKTLYGSSYSVVTELLPKYNINYKIADLTNLDELRNSIDDATKIIYFETPSNPDLSIIDIKEVSNIAKEKDIKLVVDNTFASPYFQNPLLLGADVVVHSATKYICGHGDVVGGVAVAKDMDYVQHLKFGYMCEFGGVMSPFNAWLLLRGLKTLGVRMRQHEENAIAVANFLNKHPKIESVMYPGLADFKGHNIAKEQMNGFGAMISFEVKGGLEAASRFVDNLKLAQLAVSLGDCETLVQLPAAITHRGYPRERLAEFGLTESMVRISVGLENVKDIIYDIEQALA; encoded by the coding sequence ATGACAGGATTTGATACAAAAGCAATACATTCAGGAAGCAATGGGAAAAATCCAAGTAATGCTCTAAATCCACCTATATTTCAGACATCTACTTTTGTATTTGATAATATAGAACATGCAAATAAGGTAATGTCTTTTGAATCTGATGATTATGTATATACAAGAGGAAACAACCCTACTCTAAGGTTATTTGAAAATAGAATGGCAGAACTAGAACATGGAGTAGGTGCTGTAGCTTTTGCTTCAGGTATGGCAGCTATCAGTTCAGTTATATTTTCTTTACTAAAACCAAATGACACCATTATAGTCCACAAGACTTTATATGGTTCATCCTATAGTGTAGTCACTGAGCTATTACCTAAATATAATATTAATTATAAAATAGCTGATTTAACTAATTTGGATGAGCTTAGAAATAGTATAGATGATGCTACTAAAATTATATATTTTGAAACTCCATCAAATCCTGACCTATCTATTATAGATATAAAGGAAGTTTCAAATATTGCAAAGGAAAAGGATATTAAGCTAGTAGTAGATAATACCTTCGCTTCACCATACTTTCAAAACCCATTACTCCTTGGTGCAGATGTAGTAGTACATAGTGCCACAAAATATATCTGTGGTCATGGAGATGTAGTTGGAGGAGTTGCAGTAGCCAAGGATATGGATTATGTTCAGCATTTGAAGTTTGGATATATGTGTGAATTTGGAGGGGTAATGAGTCCATTTAATGCATGGCTACTCCTTAGGGGATTAAAAACCTTAGGTGTAAGGATGAGGCAGCATGAGGAAAATGCCATAGCAGTAGCAAATTTCTTAAATAAGCATCCAAAGATTGAATCAGTAATGTACCCTGGATTAGCAGACTTCAAAGGTCATAATATTGCAAAAGAGCAGATGAATGGCTTTGGTGCAATGATAAGCTTTGAAGTTAAAGGAGGGCTAGAAGCTGCAAGTAGGTTTGTAGATAATTTGAAATTAGCCCAGCTAGCAGTTAGTCTAGGAGATTGTGAGACCTTAGTACAACTTCCAGCAGCTATTACTCATAGAGGATATCCAAGGGAAAGATTAGCTGAATTTGGATTAACTGAAAGCATGGTTAGAATTTCTGTTGGATTAGAGAATGTAAAAGATATAATTTATGATATAGAGCAGGCCTTAGCATAG
- a CDS encoding NADH-quinone oxidoreductase subunit NuoF, translated as MKINSVQELLDISKRYKNSLDKQTKQVLVCGGTGCVAGGSLEVYDEIKRLIEEKGILANVELYEESDGIGIKKSGCHGFCEAGPLVRIEPDKFLYLKVKVEDCEEIVNSTLVEGKPVERLMYKSGDKVFHMQEEIPFYKSQTRVVLEHCGHIDAESIQEYIAFGGYQALAKALSEMKPEEVCKEVSDSSLRGRGGGGYPTGAKWAQVLSYPSDIKYVICNGDEGDPGAFMDRSLMEGDPHNIIEGMAIAAYATGASEGYIYVRAEYPLAVARLNNAIEQAREVGLLGKNILGTSLSFDLHVNQGAGAFVCGEGSALIASIEGERGMPRVKAKRTVEEGLWRKPTVLNNVETFANVRHIIMNGSEWYKSYGTKNSPGTKAFALTGNVKNTGLIEVPMGTTLREVIFNIGGGIIDDKKFKAVQIGGPSGGCLTEEHLDMPLDFDSLTEAGAMIGSGGMVIMDEDTCMVEVARFFMNFTQNESCGKCVPCREGTKRMLKILEKIVEGKGKVEDLELLEELADTITDTALCGLGKTAANPVVSSLKYFRDEYLTHVVDKRCPAKTCQGLKLIEINPELCRGCSKCSRICPVGAIDGKIKEIYKIDQNKCIKCGACIESCAFAAIKEA; from the coding sequence ATGAAAATTAATAGTGTTCAAGAACTTTTAGATATTTCCAAAAGATATAAGAATTCCTTAGATAAACAAACTAAGCAAGTATTGGTCTGTGGTGGAACAGGTTGTGTTGCTGGAGGATCATTAGAAGTTTATGATGAAATAAAAAGACTTATAGAAGAAAAAGGTATATTAGCTAATGTTGAATTATATGAAGAGAGTGATGGAATTGGAATCAAGAAATCTGGATGTCATGGATTTTGTGAAGCTGGTCCATTAGTTAGAATAGAGCCAGATAAATTTTTATATTTAAAAGTAAAGGTTGAGGATTGCGAAGAAATCGTGAATTCAACTTTAGTTGAAGGAAAGCCTGTTGAAAGACTTATGTATAAATCAGGAGATAAGGTTTTTCATATGCAAGAAGAAATACCATTTTACAAATCTCAAACAAGAGTTGTACTAGAACACTGTGGACATATAGATGCAGAATCAATTCAAGAATACATAGCTTTTGGTGGATACCAAGCCCTTGCTAAGGCACTTTCTGAAATGAAACCTGAGGAAGTTTGTAAAGAGGTATCCGATTCAAGCCTTAGAGGAAGAGGAGGCGGAGGATATCCAACTGGTGCAAAATGGGCTCAAGTACTTTCTTATCCATCTGATATTAAATATGTAATCTGTAATGGTGATGAGGGAGACCCAGGCGCATTTATGGATAGATCTCTAATGGAAGGAGACCCACATAATATTATTGAAGGAATGGCTATTGCAGCCTATGCAACAGGAGCTTCTGAGGGATATATATATGTTAGAGCAGAATATCCATTAGCTGTAGCAAGATTAAATAATGCTATAGAACAAGCAAGAGAAGTTGGATTATTAGGTAAGAATATTTTAGGCACAAGTTTGAGCTTTGATCTTCATGTTAATCAAGGTGCAGGTGCTTTCGTATGTGGCGAAGGTAGTGCTCTTATTGCATCTATTGAAGGGGAAAGAGGAATGCCTAGAGTAAAGGCAAAGAGAACTGTAGAAGAAGGACTTTGGAGAAAACCTACAGTTTTAAACAATGTTGAAACTTTTGCAAATGTTAGACATATAATCATGAATGGTTCAGAATGGTATAAATCCTATGGTACTAAAAACAGCCCAGGTACTAAGGCTTTTGCTTTAACAGGAAATGTTAAAAATACAGGACTTATTGAAGTACCAATGGGTACTACATTAAGAGAAGTTATATTCAACATAGGTGGAGGAATAATTGATGATAAGAAATTTAAGGCTGTTCAAATAGGTGGACCTTCTGGTGGATGTTTAACAGAAGAACATTTAGATATGCCATTAGACTTCGATTCATTAACAGAGGCAGGAGCTATGATAGGTTCTGGTGGAATGGTAATAATGGATGAAGATACATGTATGGTAGAAGTTGCAAGATTCTTTATGAATTTCACTCAAAATGAGTCATGTGGAAAATGCGTTCCTTGTAGAGAAGGTACTAAGAGAATGCTTAAGATACTTGAGAAGATTGTAGAAGGAAAAGGAAAAGTAGAAGATCTAGAACTACTTGAAGAACTGGCTGACACAATTACAGATACTGCCTTATGTGGACTAGGTAAGACAGCTGCAAACCCAGTAGTTAGTTCATTGAAGTATTTTAGAGACGAATATTTAACTCATGTAGTGGACAAGAGATGTCCTGCAAAAACTTGCCAAGGTCTAAAGCTAATAGAAATTAACCCAGAGCTTTGTAGAGGTTGTAGTAAATGTAGTAGAATTTGTCCAGTAGGAGCTATTGACGGTAAGATAAAAGAAATATATAAAATAGATCAAAATAAATGTATCAAATGCGGTGCTTGTATTGAGTCTTGTGCATTCGCAGCCATAAAGGAGGCTTAA
- the hydG gene encoding [FeFe] hydrogenase H-cluster radical SAM maturase HydG, with protein MIDHNYIYNLLEEGKNATNEDIREVLERAKLKRGLSHKDISILLQANEEEDLKEIFKIAGEIKRQIYGNRIVIFAPLYLSDYCVNNCAYCGYNLNNDFCRRKLTREEIQEEVKILEKMGHKRLALEAGEDPKNCDIDYILEAIKVVYDTHNDNGAIRRVNINIASTTVDNYKKLKEAGIGTYILFQETYHKPTYEKMHISGPKASYDYHLTAFNRAMEGGIDDVGGGVLFGLYDYKFEVLSLMLHNEYLEKQYGVGFHTISVPRIKKAKGMDLSLFPHLLTDDEFKKIVAIIRLAVPFTGIILSTRESHEMRKEVIEYGVSQVSAGSCTGVGGYKEGEESLSQFEVSDNRKPFEVIKELIDSGHVPSYCTACYRMGRTGDRFMQLAKSGQIQNVCGPNALMTLLEYSLDYGDKGLQETVSALIEREIPKIEREDIKKLVLEKIEKIKDGERDLYL; from the coding sequence ATGATTGATCATAATTACATTTATAATTTATTAGAAGAAGGAAAAAATGCTACAAATGAAGATATTAGAGAAGTATTAGAGAGAGCAAAACTGAAGAGAGGATTATCTCACAAGGACATATCTATTTTGCTCCAAGCAAATGAGGAAGAAGATTTAAAAGAAATATTTAAAATAGCAGGAGAAATAAAAAGGCAAATCTATGGCAATAGGATTGTAATATTTGCACCTCTTTATTTAAGTGATTACTGTGTAAATAACTGTGCCTACTGCGGATATAATTTAAATAATGATTTCTGTAGAAGGAAACTAACTAGGGAAGAAATACAAGAAGAAGTAAAGATATTGGAAAAAATGGGTCACAAGAGATTAGCACTAGAGGCAGGAGAAGACCCTAAAAACTGTGATATAGATTATATATTAGAAGCAATAAAGGTTGTGTATGATACTCACAATGATAATGGAGCAATTAGAAGAGTTAATATAAATATAGCATCAACAACAGTAGATAACTACAAGAAACTAAAAGAAGCTGGTATAGGTACTTATATTTTGTTTCAAGAAACCTATCATAAACCGACATATGAAAAAATGCATATAAGTGGACCAAAGGCAAGCTATGATTACCATTTAACTGCTTTCAATAGAGCAATGGAAGGTGGTATAGACGATGTAGGTGGTGGAGTTTTATTTGGTCTATATGATTATAAATTTGAAGTATTGAGCTTAATGCTTCATAATGAATATTTGGAAAAACAATATGGAGTAGGTTTCCATACTATTTCTGTGCCAAGAATAAAAAAAGCTAAGGGTATGGATTTAAGTCTATTTCCACACTTATTAACAGATGATGAGTTCAAAAAAATAGTTGCCATTATCCGCTTAGCGGTTCCTTTTACGGGTATAATTCTATCTACCAGGGAAAGTCATGAAATGAGAAAAGAAGTAATTGAATATGGAGTATCTCAAGTAAGTGCTGGCTCTTGTACGGGTGTAGGAGGATATAAAGAAGGGGAAGAGAGTTTATCCCAATTTGAAGTATCCGATAATAGAAAGCCTTTTGAAGTAATCAAGGAGCTGATAGATAGTGGACATGTACCTTCATATTGTACAGCTTGCTACAGAATGGGAAGAACTGGTGATAGATTTATGCAATTAGCTAAATCCGGTCAGATACAAAATGTATGTGGACCAAATGCTCTTATGACTTTGCTAGAGTATTCCCTTGATTATGGTGATAAAGGGCTTCAAGAAACTGTAAGTGCACTTATAGAAAGAGAAATTCCGAAGATTGAAAGAGAAGATATAAAAAAATTAGTCCTAGAAAAAATAGAAAAGATTAAAGATGGGGAAAGGGACCTATACTTGTAA